A segment of the Patescibacteria group bacterium genome:
GAAGGTGTTGCTGCCTGATTCACTTCAAGAGTTCCTTCTGTTCCAGGAGTTGATGTTGTTCCTCCTGTTGAGCAGAGTGCTCCTGTCATTGAATTGTAGATAGCTCCTGTTGCGCATCCAGGTGTAGGTGTTGTTGTTCCTCCAGTTGATCCTGTTCCCATTGTAGCAATGTATGCTCGTGTAATAGGTCCAAAGTATCCTGCTGCTGGTGAAATGTTAACACTTGCCTGCCATGCTGCCAAAGCTGCCTTTGTAAGAGATCCGAAGTAACCTGTTGGGGCTACTGAAAGATATCCCTTAGTTGAAAGGATTGTTTGTAATTCTGTAACATCAGCTCCTCGTGAACCTACTGTAAGGTTTCGTGCGAATGATGTTGTTGTCTGAGCGTTAGCTGAGACAGTAGTAAGACCTACTACAAGGGTGAGTACCATTGCTACGCTCAAGAGCGCTGCAACAATCTTCTGTGATGATTTGATAGACATAATAAATAAGTTATATATAACTGTCACATTTTTCTCCCTCTTTATTATTAATATATATAGAATGAGAGAAAAACATGTTTTTGACTTTTTGTGTTCTTTCTTTAAAGAACATCGACTTTCTTTTAAAGATCGAACGTTTTACTACAACAACTGAAGCCTAACAATTGTCGCAGCATCTACACTATTTTTTTGTCTTTTGTTTGATCGACTCAAGACAAAAAAGTAGGTTTTGTGAGTAAGTCTGAATTTCTATCGTTAGCAACAGTAGAGGGAAAAGTAATTCGGAAGTGCACACTCTCTATTCAATTTTCAATGTTCTTATTCGTTCAAACCCGATCGATTTCAGTATGCATCGTAGTATAGCATAAACAGCTTCATGCTCAACAACGATGTGAGGACCTGGTTTGTGGATAACTAGCCTAATTTCGAATTTTATATCGATAATCCTGGCAGCATCCAGTTGGCGTATAATTACATACTGATCAACTAAAGTCAATAAATATATAGCTATAATTCCCAGTCCTACATTTACTACGACGAACGAAGAGATTAGTAACTTACGCTAAGAATTTTTACTTGATTACTTACATTATTGAGGTAATGAATATGTGCTCCAACGTCTCTCACCCTCTTTTTTAATAAGACCTTCTTCAACCAGAGTCAGCAGTTCTCGTTGGATAGTTTTTTCACTATAATCTTTTACTACCGCAAGGAAGTCTTTAATACTGAGATTGTTTTGCTGTCGTAGCAGCGCAAGAATTGCCTCTCTACGCTCACTTTTTTTTACGGGGGAATTATCCTGAGATTCTACAGTGTGCTGAGATCGCTGTTGAACAGTTACATCTGGCCTACTTACTTTTTTATCATAAGTGGGCACTACTGATTCTCGCACTCCTGTATTTCGATTACTTCCAAACCCTTGGCTAGCAGCTACAGCAGCTTGATGATGCTTCATCTGTAAATCGATATCTGCAAATAGAGTTGTATCAATAACCATCTTTGAAGCATATCGAGATGAAACTTTTGAAATGAGATCTTTCACTTTTGAAATTTCTCGTTGGAGGACATTCGAATTCATTTCTGAAACTATCCCCGACCAATATGCCATTGAAAGATATGATCCCAACTCAAGGACATGGGCAGAGAGAATTTGAAGCAAATGCTGCTCTGACTTTAACGAAGCAATAAAAGACACGGAATCGTTCAAGCATTTTAAACAACTTTCCCTCAAAGACAATTTCATTATTTCAGTGTCAGGCAACTCATTAGTCACAAGGAAAAGAGCAGCTACAACATTCTCCACTCTTCTATAGAGAATATAGATATCATAATCACCTTTAAAGGCAATTGGATCATATACGAGTCCCATTGATTGATTGTCCTTTTGGTAATTATTGTCCTTTTTGAATTCTGACATATCTTGTCTTTTAGCATGTCCTTTATATAAGACATGTATTTTTGTCCATTATATATGGGACAGTGTCTTTGTCAAAAAATCCTTGGTTAGAGCGCTTATTTTTTATGACTTATATGATATTTTTCCCATGTCTATGCTAAAATAGACACATACTTATTGAAATTCCTTTTAAGATGGCTAAGAAAAATAATAAAAAGAAAAACAAAGAGAAACTAGAAGAAGTTGAGATTGTAGAGCGAAGTTATTTAAAAGAAGAAACAGTACGATTTATTTATGCAATAATCTTTTTTATTGCGGCTATAGTTCTTGTCTTTTCATCACTTCATCAGGCAGGTATTGTAGGTGAACAATTATACGGAGGACTTAGTTATTTATTAGGTATTGGATATTTCTTATTACCACTCCTTTTATCGGTGCTTGGAATAATCTTCCTAAAGTCTATTAAACAGAATATTGCATGGCCAAAGATTATAGGATCTTTTCTATTCTTATTCTCTGCATTAGGAATTATAAGTACCGTAATGAAAGATCTAGAAGGATTAGGCAGAGGTGGGCTTCTTGGTAATCTTATTTCTAATCCCCTGGTCTCCCTTTTTGATATAACCGTTACACTTGTAATATTAGGTGGCTTCTTAATCATCTCTGCTATCATTATTTTTGATACACACCTAACATTTAATAGCATTGCATTTTGGAGAAGGAAGCCTACTGAAGATGGAGCTGAATTTGAAGAAGATATAGAGATTGATGATGGAACTCCGGTACTTATTGAGGAGAAAAAACATGAACCTATTCCTGCTCCCGTTGTTGCTCGTTCTGAAGAAGAACTTGATAAGCCAAAGGGTCTCAAAAAAGTTCTTGGATTTGAAAAAGAAACAAAACCAAAAGATGCAGACTTCGCTATTGATGTAAGCAAATTTTTTGGTAAGCCATACAATCCCCCTCCAATTTCACTTTTGGAACAAGATAAAGGAAAGCCTGTTGTTGGAGACGTAAAAGCAAATGCAAATATTATTAAGCGTACTCTTCAAAATTTTGGCATTAATGTTGAAATGGATGAAGTTTCTATCGGACCATCAGTAACTCGATATGCGTTAAAACCAGCTGAAGGTGTGAAGCTTTCAAAAATTGTTGGCCTACAAAATGATCTATCGCTAGCACTTGCAGCTCACCCTCTCCGTATCGAAGCACCTATTCCTGGTAAGTCACTCGTAGGTATCGAAATTCCAAACACAACAAAAACAATGGTTGGTCTCGGAACACTCTTTATGAATGATGAGTTTAAAAACTCAGACAAACCACTTCTTGTTGGACTCGGTAAAGGAATTTCTGGAAAGGCACATTTTGCAAACATTGCAAAAGCTCCTCACCTCCTTATTGCCGGTGCAACAGGATCTGGTAAATCAGTTACTGTTCATACAATAGTAACTTCCCTCTTATATAGAAACTCTCCAGTAAACCTTAAGTTTATTATGATCGACCCAAAACGAGTCGAACTTACCCAGTATAATAATATTCCCCATCTTCTAACTCCGGTTATAACTGAAGCAAAAAAGTCTATCTTGGCATTGAAGTGGGCAGGAAAAGAAATGGATCGACGATACGACATCCTTCAGGAACATAAAGTCCGAGATATTGATTCATATCATAAAAACATCCTCACTCCAGCTTTAAAGAAACTTGAGAAAGCAGGACCAAAGATTGAAGGTGAGGAGGCGGCAAAAATTCCTGAGGCAATGCCTTATATTGTGATTATCATCGACGAGTTGGCAGATCTTATGCAAGCATTCCCTCGAGAATTAGAATCAGCCATTGTTCGCCTTGCTCAAATGAGTCGAGCTGTTGGTATTCATCTTATTCTTTCAACACAACGACCATCGGTAAACGTTATTACAGGTCTTATTAAAGCAAACGTTCCTTCCCGACTTGCTCTTCAAGTGTCTTCACAAATAGACTCTCGAACTATCCTTGATGCTGCAGGAGCTGAAAAATTGCTTGGTGCCGGAGATATGCTCTTCCAATCTGCAGATATGTCCAAACCTCAACGTATTCAATCTGCCTTTATATCAGAAACAGAAATGAAAGCTGTCGTAAAGTATCTTATCGATAATTATGCAGATGAGCTACCAAATGAAATTAACCTTACTGAAGGTGCTGGTGAAAAGAACTCAATATTTGAATCATCATTTGATGACAATGATGGAGGTGACGACGATGACCTGTATGAGCAAGCTCGCGAGATTGTAATAAGCGCTGGTAAAGCCTCAACATCATATCTCCAAAGAAAACTAAGTATTGGATATGCTCGCGCAGCACGACTCATAGATATGCTTGAAGAGCGCGGAGTTATCGGCCCTGGATCAGGATCAAAACCACGAGAAGTTATGGGAGCAGGTGCAGTAGCAAACTCTGACTCATCTGGCGATGAATCAGGCCAATAATAAATAAAGGTATATAATTATGTATCATCAAGACGGCAAAGTACTCATAAAAATAATTGTAATCATTCTTATTATTGTTGGTATTGGAGGATATTCTCTCTATCAAGCAAAAAATCTTATCTCTGGACCGAAAATTAGTCTTGCATGGCCTCAAAATGGAGCTACACTTGATAATCCTGCCGTAGCTATTAAAGGTATGGCAAAGAATATTGCATACATTAGTCTTAATGACCGGCAGATCTTTGTCGATAAAGATGGAAATTTTAATGAGGAATTATTACTCGCTCCAGGGTATAATATATGGAAGCTTGAAGCGAAAGATAAGTTTGGTAGGAACGTCGTCAAGAAGATAGAATTGGTCTTGAACAAAGCTTTATAGAAATTTTATTAACGCCGGGTAAGATACGAATATATGGCAAAAAAAGATAAAAAAGAACCGAAGTCTGGAAATGCAGGTATTGATGCAGCGTTAGCAGAAATAAAAACAAAGTTCGGTGATGAAGCAATCATGAAACTTGGAGATAAACCCAAGGTTGATGTGGATGCAATCCCCACAGGATCTATAGGTCTTGATGCAGCGCTTGGTGTAGGTGGTCTTCCTCGAGGACGAATTATTGAAGTCTTTGGACCAGAATCATCTGGTAAGACTACCCTTGCCTTACACGTAATTGCTGAAGCACAAAAGAAAGGAGGTATTTGTGCTTACATCGATGCAGAACATGCAATGGATCCTGCCTATGCTCAAAAGCTTGGTGTAAACATTAACGAGCTTCTTATCTCTCAACCTGATACAGGAGAACAAGGTCTTGAAATCACAGAAAGTCTCGTACGATCTGGAAAAATCGACATTGTAGTTGTCGACTCTGTTGCTGCCCTTACTCCTAAAGATGAAATTGAAGGAGATATGGGTGCTCAGCACATGGGTAAACAAGCTCGATTGATGTCACAAGCTCTTCGAAAGCTTACTGGTATCGTGGCAAAATCAAAGACCATGGTGATCTTTATCAACCAAATCCGAATGCAAATTGGTGTGATGTTTGGTAACCCAGAAACAACTCCTGGAGGAAAGGCCCTCAAGTTCTATGCATCCGTACGTATCGATATCCGACGAATTGCTCAGATTAAGAAAGGTGAAGAAATTGTAGGAGGCCGAGTACGAGTTAAAGTCGTTAAGAATAAAGTTGCTGCTCCATTTAGACAAACAGAATTTGATTTGATTTATAACGAAGGAATTTCACAAGAAGGTGAAATGATTGCTCTTGGAGAAAAGATGGGCATCATTCAAAAGTCAGGTACTTCATATGCCTATGGCGATGTAAAACTCGGCCGAGGATATGATGCTACTCGAACATATCTCAAAGAGAATAAGGAGTTGAAAGATGAAATCTTAGGGTTAATCCGAGACAATCTCAAAAACGATGATGTTCTTATGATTAAGGGCGCACCCGAAGATTCATCAACAGATGATGCAGAATAAATTCTTATTTAATAAAAATCATGAAAAATAACCCTGATAGTCTCTTGATGGTAAATAATATGGATCGACCTTCCCTATTAACCAAAATTGAAATTCCTGAAGGTTTCACAAAAGGTAAGGATGGTTCAGCACGATTAGATGGAATAAAAGACTGTTTATCGACCC
Coding sequences within it:
- a CDS encoding DeoR family transcriptional regulator, translated to MSEFKKDNNYQKDNQSMGLVYDPIAFKGDYDIYILYRRVENVVAALFLVTNELPDTEIMKLSLRESCLKCLNDSVSFIASLKSEQHLLQILSAHVLELGSYLSMAYWSGIVSEMNSNVLQREISKVKDLISKVSSRYASKMVIDTTLFADIDLQMKHHQAAVAASQGFGSNRNTGVRESVVPTYDKKVSRPDVTVQQRSQHTVESQDNSPVKKSERREAILALLRQQNNLSIKDFLAVVKDYSEKTIQRELLTLVEEGLIKKEGERRWSTYSLPQ
- a CDS encoding DNA translocase FtsK translates to MAKKNNKKKNKEKLEEVEIVERSYLKEETVRFIYAIIFFIAAIVLVFSSLHQAGIVGEQLYGGLSYLLGIGYFLLPLLLSVLGIIFLKSIKQNIAWPKIIGSFLFLFSALGIISTVMKDLEGLGRGGLLGNLISNPLVSLFDITVTLVILGGFLIISAIIIFDTHLTFNSIAFWRRKPTEDGAEFEEDIEIDDGTPVLIEEKKHEPIPAPVVARSEEELDKPKGLKKVLGFEKETKPKDADFAIDVSKFFGKPYNPPPISLLEQDKGKPVVGDVKANANIIKRTLQNFGINVEMDEVSIGPSVTRYALKPAEGVKLSKIVGLQNDLSLALAAHPLRIEAPIPGKSLVGIEIPNTTKTMVGLGTLFMNDEFKNSDKPLLVGLGKGISGKAHFANIAKAPHLLIAGATGSGKSVTVHTIVTSLLYRNSPVNLKFIMIDPKRVELTQYNNIPHLLTPVITEAKKSILALKWAGKEMDRRYDILQEHKVRDIDSYHKNILTPALKKLEKAGPKIEGEEAAKIPEAMPYIVIIIDELADLMQAFPRELESAIVRLAQMSRAVGIHLILSTQRPSVNVITGLIKANVPSRLALQVSSQIDSRTILDAAGAEKLLGAGDMLFQSADMSKPQRIQSAFISETEMKAVVKYLIDNYADELPNEINLTEGAGEKNSIFESSFDDNDGGDDDDLYEQAREIVISAGKASTSYLQRKLSIGYARAARLIDMLEERGVIGPGSGSKPREVMGAGAVANSDSSGDESGQ
- the recA gene encoding recombinase RecA encodes the protein MAKKDKKEPKSGNAGIDAALAEIKTKFGDEAIMKLGDKPKVDVDAIPTGSIGLDAALGVGGLPRGRIIEVFGPESSGKTTLALHVIAEAQKKGGICAYIDAEHAMDPAYAQKLGVNINELLISQPDTGEQGLEITESLVRSGKIDIVVVDSVAALTPKDEIEGDMGAQHMGKQARLMSQALRKLTGIVAKSKTMVIFINQIRMQIGVMFGNPETTPGGKALKFYASVRIDIRRIAQIKKGEEIVGGRVRVKVVKNKVAAPFRQTEFDLIYNEGISQEGEMIALGEKMGIIQKSGTSYAYGDVKLGRGYDATRTYLKENKELKDEILGLIRDNLKNDDVLMIKGAPEDSSTDDAE